A single window of Paenibacillus sp. FSL H8-0537 DNA harbors:
- a CDS encoding spore germination protein: MNASVDKRLDLKLLNNLAFIRVSLGNSQDLVIKELNNGNGLQAALVYMDGLTDSTIINHLILDYFMSEEQTASHKSGNRLLYLKNAVLAVGETVTINEWDPLFYQLLSGWAILLLADSSEAICIAAEGWKDRNVSEPTSQVVVRGPMEAFTENIGTNRALIRRKIKDPQLWTEGMDIGKITKTAISVMYLRNVADEKIVQEVRKRLGEINIDGILESGYIEELIQDTAWTPFATIYNTERPDTIAAGLLEGRVAILVDGTPFVLLVPALFIQFFQSAEDYYQRADISTLLRMLRFVAFMITLLAPSLYIAITTFHQEMLPTSLLINLAAQREGVPFPAFIEALAMELTFEILREAGVRMPKTVGQAVSIVGTLVIGQAAVDAGIVSAAMVIIVSITAISSFVIPATSMSISVRMIRFVLMGLAASFGLFGILLGYILLVLHLNSLQSFGIPYMQSFSPFVWSNQKDTLFRLPWTKMRTRAVASAEKNLVRQRPSSKSKI, encoded by the coding sequence ATGAACGCTTCTGTGGATAAGCGGCTGGACCTTAAATTATTGAACAATCTCGCGTTCATCAGAGTCAGCCTAGGCAATAGCCAGGATCTCGTGATTAAAGAATTGAATAATGGCAATGGCCTGCAGGCGGCGCTTGTTTATATGGATGGCTTAACGGATTCCACGATCATTAACCATTTGATCCTGGATTATTTTATGTCTGAGGAGCAAACGGCGAGCCATAAGAGCGGAAATAGGCTGTTATATTTGAAAAATGCGGTGCTCGCGGTCGGTGAAACCGTTACGATCAATGAATGGGACCCATTGTTTTATCAACTGCTGTCCGGTTGGGCCATTCTGTTATTGGCAGATAGTTCAGAAGCCATATGTATAGCAGCCGAGGGCTGGAAGGATCGCAATGTCAGTGAGCCTACCTCCCAGGTTGTCGTTAGGGGCCCAATGGAAGCTTTTACTGAAAATATTGGTACCAATAGAGCGCTCATTCGGCGCAAGATTAAGGACCCGCAGCTTTGGACAGAAGGCATGGACATTGGCAAGATTACGAAAACCGCTATATCGGTTATGTATCTGCGCAATGTAGCGGATGAGAAGATCGTGCAGGAAGTGAGAAAGCGGCTCGGTGAAATCAATATCGACGGTATTCTGGAGAGCGGCTATATTGAGGAGCTGATTCAGGATACCGCATGGACACCCTTTGCTACGATTTACAATACGGAACGGCCAGATACAATTGCTGCTGGTCTGCTTGAAGGCCGAGTTGCGATTTTGGTAGATGGTACGCCCTTTGTGCTGCTGGTGCCAGCGCTGTTTATTCAATTTTTTCAATCGGCGGAAGATTATTATCAGCGGGCGGATATCAGCACCTTGCTGAGGATGCTGCGGTTTGTTGCTTTTATGATCACGCTGCTTGCTCCATCGCTTTATATCGCCATAACGACCTTTCATCAAGAAATGCTTCCAACAAGCCTGCTTATTAATTTGGCGGCTCAGCGTGAGGGCGTGCCATTTCCGGCTTTTATTGAAGCGCTTGCGATGGAGCTCACCTTCGAAATATTGCGGGAAGCTGGCGTGCGAATGCCGAAAACCGTTGGACAAGCAGTTTCGATCGTCGGAACGCTCGTTATTGGGCAGGCCGCTGTAGACGCAGGCATCGTCTCGGCGGCGATGGTTATTATCGTGTCCATTACGGCGATATCAAGCTTTGTCATTCCGGCTACGAGCATGTCCATATCGGTACGGATGATTCGATTCGTCTTAATGGGGCTTGCCGCATCCTTTGGTTTGTTTGGTATTTTGCTGGGCTATATTTTGCTCGTCCTGCATTTGAATAGTCTGCAATCGTTTGGCATTCCCTATATGCAGTCGTTCTCCCCATTCGTATGGAGCAATCAGAAGGATACGCTGTTCCGGCTGCCCTGGACGAAAATGCGCACCCGCGCTGTGGCAAGCGCAGAGAAAAATTTGGTTCGGCAAAGACCAAGTAGCAAATCGAAAATTTAG
- a CDS encoding endospore germination permease, with the protein MQQQRQTISARQLAILVILFVIGDMQLYLPPLTAAFAKQSAWMSGVIGIPFGVGAAWFIFSFSKRFPGKTLIDINNQAFGKIAGGLLSLVFLVMMFNQSITQVREIADFVSTQMMTETPQLVICLLLVLPITLAIRGGITTIGRLGEVIFPLFSVLFILLIILLIPKIDLTQLLPIEVTGLSGVVKGALFFIVFPFCEMFAFLMIFESVEESEHAARDYLLAALAAGIAIWSVIVLCICVLGVYTTEHTIYSPYVMAKKINIGDFVQRLEAVLAIDYIISAYFRSIIFGYTFIRGLQQLFKLQDHRFIMRPFGFLIVGYAYFLAPGVVAFVQFDVVWLFWVFSYSPGLLLLSYIAARLRQGWSKKGEDWREAGETGD; encoded by the coding sequence GTGCAGCAGCAACGACAAACGATTAGCGCGAGGCAGCTAGCCATCCTCGTTATATTATTCGTTATCGGCGATATGCAGCTATATTTGCCTCCATTAACAGCTGCTTTTGCAAAACAATCAGCCTGGATGTCGGGAGTTATTGGTATTCCGTTTGGGGTTGGAGCTGCTTGGTTTATTTTCAGCTTCAGTAAACGTTTCCCAGGGAAAACATTAATTGATATCAATAATCAGGCATTTGGAAAAATAGCAGGTGGACTTCTATCCCTCGTGTTTCTCGTGATGATGTTTAATCAATCGATTACCCAGGTTCGGGAAATCGCAGATTTTGTATCGACGCAAATGATGACGGAGACACCACAGCTAGTTATTTGCCTGCTGCTGGTTTTGCCGATTACTCTTGCCATCCGCGGTGGGATCACGACGATTGGTCGGCTGGGCGAGGTGATTTTTCCGCTCTTTTCCGTTTTGTTTATTTTGCTTATCATTTTGCTTATCCCGAAAATAGATCTTACGCAACTGCTGCCGATTGAGGTGACGGGGTTATCGGGCGTCGTGAAAGGGGCGCTTTTTTTTATAGTGTTTCCTTTTTGCGAAATGTTCGCATTTTTGATGATTTTCGAGAGTGTGGAGGAAAGCGAGCACGCTGCCCGTGATTATTTGCTGGCTGCTCTAGCTGCAGGTATAGCCATTTGGAGCGTTATCGTGCTGTGTATATGCGTTCTAGGGGTATACACTACGGAACATACTATATATTCGCCCTATGTGATGGCTAAAAAAATCAATATCGGCGACTTTGTGCAGCGACTGGAAGCGGTGCTGGCGATTGACTATATCATTTCCGCTTATTTTCGATCCATCATATTTGGCTATACTTTTATACGGGGGCTGCAGCAGCTATTTAAGCTTCAGGACCATCGGTTTATAATGCGTCCATTTGGGTTTCTTATTGTTGGCTATGCGTATTTTTTGGCACCGGGCGTCGTTGCTTTTGTACAATTCGATGTGGTGTGGCTGTTCTGGGTATTTAGCTACTCGCCGGGGCTGCTGCTGCTAAGTTATATAGCTGCCCGGTTGAGACAGGGCTGGAGCAAGAAGGGGGAGGACTGGCGTGAAGCAGGAGAAACAGGCGATTAG
- a CDS encoding endospore germination permease, with the protein MQQGQPSINARQLAILVIYFIMGDMQLFLPSLTAEFAEEAAWISGLIGLPIGLGMAWFIYSLSKYFPNMTLIEINNQAFGKLAGSLVSLLFLAMMFNTSIIQIREIGDFVSTQILIETPIIMICLLMIFPLAIAIHGGILAIGRVGETIFPLFVAVFVLLLLLLLPSLTATELLPIWGAGAAGIMKGSFFFVGFPFCELFAFLMIFPNVAQSKYLARDYMLGVLIGGLAIWIMVLLCLLVLGTYITQHSFYSPYIMSKKINIGNFVQRMEAIFAISFIITAYFRSLIYGYAFVLGVSRLFKLRDFRILTVPFAFMALGYSYMATPGIVFLNTLAVPWVLWILTYSPGLLLLGWGFAKLRGKLPKKETAE; encoded by the coding sequence ATGCAGCAGGGACAGCCATCGATAAACGCCAGACAGCTAGCTATTCTCGTTATTTATTTTATTATGGGCGATATGCAGTTGTTTTTACCTTCTCTTACGGCCGAATTCGCAGAAGAAGCAGCCTGGATATCCGGGTTAATAGGTCTGCCCATCGGGCTTGGCATGGCTTGGTTTATATATAGCCTAAGCAAATACTTCCCCAATATGACACTCATTGAAATCAATAATCAGGCTTTTGGCAAATTAGCCGGAAGCCTTGTTTCGCTGCTGTTTCTGGCGATGATGTTCAACACCTCGATTATCCAAATTCGGGAAATCGGTGATTTTGTCTCCACACAAATATTGATCGAGACGCCGATTATTATGATCTGCCTCCTGATGATTTTTCCATTAGCGATCGCGATACATGGGGGGATTCTAGCCATCGGCAGAGTGGGTGAAACCATATTCCCCCTATTTGTAGCGGTATTTGTATTGCTGCTGCTGCTGCTTCTGCCGAGTTTGACTGCCACTGAACTTTTGCCTATCTGGGGTGCGGGCGCTGCCGGCATCATGAAGGGCTCCTTCTTTTTTGTTGGCTTTCCTTTTTGCGAGCTGTTCGCTTTTTTGATGATTTTTCCGAATGTTGCTCAAAGCAAATATCTTGCCCGTGACTATATGCTTGGGGTTTTAATAGGTGGGCTGGCGATATGGATTATGGTGCTGCTGTGCTTGCTCGTGCTCGGTACTTACATTACCCAACATTCCTTCTATTCCCCGTACATCATGTCGAAAAAAATCAACATCGGCAACTTCGTTCAGCGGATGGAGGCGATTTTTGCCATCAGCTTCATCATTACCGCCTATTTTCGCAGTTTGATCTACGGCTATGCCTTCGTTCTTGGCGTTTCTAGGCTGTTCAAGCTTAGAGATTTTCGAATATTGACGGTCCCCTTCGCTTTTATGGCGTTAGGTTATTCTTATATGGCGACGCCGGGGATTGTGTTTCTTAACACGCTTGCCGTACCTTGGGTGCTCTGGATTTTGACATATTCACCGGGATTGCTGCTGCTCGGGTGGGGATTTGCTAAACTACGTGGCAAGCTGCCGAAGAAGGAGACGGCAGAATAG
- a CDS encoding AraC family transcriptional regulator, giving the protein MRSYYQLPEPAAPHYVCYPDAVGRYNDFPQHNEQRAAGVIAAYNLHVICSGSGFVMKEGQRIALKAGDGFLYPRGAFQHYGTDPGQPWDVRWIHFMVPMELLLLRAADTSSVWMFAVSEASLARFIEITEEMYELCGSFETRHEPRMSALLYELLAELAHNSERLEHDALPLITKNAIREAADLIRGTSGQAWTLPEMAALCGYSPYYFLRLFRQVMGRTPQQYLTSCRIAAAKSLLVATRLPVSEIASRTGFSQSSYFIRVFRKAENASPKAYREMYS; this is encoded by the coding sequence ATGCGTTCCTACTATCAATTGCCCGAGCCAGCTGCTCCACATTATGTCTGCTATCCGGATGCAGTTGGCCGATATAATGATTTTCCCCAGCATAACGAGCAGCGGGCGGCAGGGGTTATAGCTGCCTATAATTTGCATGTGATCTGCTCTGGAAGCGGATTTGTTATGAAGGAGGGCCAGCGTATTGCTCTGAAAGCAGGGGATGGCTTTCTGTATCCGCGAGGGGCGTTCCAGCATTATGGAACCGATCCCGGGCAGCCATGGGATGTGCGCTGGATTCATTTTATGGTGCCGATGGAGCTGTTGCTGCTGCGGGCAGCGGATACTTCCAGCGTGTGGATGTTTGCTGTATCGGAAGCCTCGCTTGCGCGTTTTATCGAGATTACAGAGGAGATGTACGAGTTGTGTGGCAGCTTCGAGACGCGGCATGAGCCGCGGATGTCAGCGCTTCTATATGAGCTGCTGGCGGAGCTTGCCCATAATTCAGAGCGCCTGGAGCACGATGCGCTGCCGCTTATTACCAAAAATGCGATCCGTGAAGCAGCAGATCTTATACGCGGCACGAGTGGACAAGCGTGGACGCTGCCGGAGATGGCAGCGCTGTGCGGCTACAGCCCCTATTATTTTTTACGGCTATTTCGGCAGGTAATGGGGCGTACGCCGCAGCAATATTTGACCAGCTGCCGTATTGCCGCCGCCAAAAGCCTGCTAGTTGCGACTAGGCTTCCGGTCAGCGAAATTGCCAGCCGAACGGGGTTTTCGCAATCCAGCTATTTCATTCGCGTTTTTCGCAAAGCCGAAAATGCCTCCCCGAAAGCATACCGTGAAATGTACAGCTAG